The genomic DNA ATTTGCTGGCGCTGGTTCCCGATCAGGCCGAAGCGAAGAGCCGACTGCAACGGTAGCCGATAAGCATTCGATGAATAATGTTGAAAAGTTGATTGCGTGGTTGGATGACGATTGGCGCTCTGTCGCGCTGTTAGCGTTGATCGTTCTCGCTTTTTTCTTGCCATCGTTGCTCATCCCCGATGTTTTGATTTGGCCCAACAGTGGCTTTGGCGCGGACATTATTCACTTCCATTGGCCTGATCTGGTGAGCTTTGCTTCTCACTTGCGTCAAGGTCGTCTTGCGCTATGGGACTCGTCAATGGCATTGGGTATGCCCATCGCGGGTGATCCCGGCGCGCTCTTCTTGTATCCACTTACACTGTTCTTTTTATTTTTACCACCCGCGTTGAGCTTCAACCTATTAGATGCCATTCATGTCTTCATCGGCGGCGTGTTCACGTTTTCGTTTTTGCGGAGCCACAACACCTCGCGCCCGTCAGCGTTGATCGGTGGATTGATCTTCGCCTTTGCGCCCAAAGTGATCATTCATCTCGCCGCTGGGCATTTGGGAGTGGTGTGGTGTTTGATGTGGTTGCCTGCCGTGCTGTTTGGCCTCAAACAGGCGATGGACGGATCGCTTTTCGCTTCACCGTGTGCAGGATTGGCGATGGCATTATCTATGCCGAACATGATTCAAATTTCATATTACATCATGCTTGTTGCGTCGGCGTTTTGGTGTTGGCACTTCGCGTCGGCAATATGGAAAAAAGAATGGACGCAAATACGTTGGTTGATGATTGTCTTTGCTGTTTATCTCGTCTCATTTATTTTGTTCGCATCGTTTGTCTTGTTGCCATTAAGCGAACTACTTCCTTATAACAGCCGCGCTAACTTCACGATTGGTGATGCAAACTTGTTCGCTTTGCCGCCCTATCTTCTCATCACGTTGTTTGCGCCTACCACGTTTCAATTTCCAGAGTGGACGATCTTTATGGGCGTGTTATCGCCATTGTTGATCGTAATCGCTTTCGTTCAATCACGCCGCGCCGCCAATTGGTTTTTTGTAGCGATGATTTTTTTGACATTGACCTTTTCACTTGGCACTGCTACGCCATTGTTTGAGTTTGCTTTTCGAT from Chloroflexota bacterium includes the following:
- a CDS encoding YfhO family protein encodes the protein MNNVEKLIAWLDDDWRSVALLALIVLAFFLPSLLIPDVLIWPNSGFGADIIHFHWPDLVSFASHLRQGRLALWDSSMALGMPIAGDPGALFLYPLTLFFLFLPPALSFNLLDAIHVFIGGVFTFSFLRSHNTSRPSALIGGLIFAFAPKVIIHLAAGHLGVVWCLMWLPAVLFGLKQAMDGSLFASPCAGLAMALSMPNMIQISYYIMLVASAFWCWHFASAIWKKEWTQIRWLMIVFAVYLVSFILFASFVLLPLSELLPYNSRANFTIGDANLFALPPYLLITLFAPTTFQFPEWTIFMGVLSPLLIVIAFVQSRRAANWFFVAMIFLTLTFSLGTATPLFEFAFRFVPGFGLLRVPARAWFFGAFAVAVLAGFGAEKFSDARLIGY